One Myxococcota bacterium DNA segment encodes these proteins:
- a CDS encoding AMP-binding protein — protein sequence MNVNFKCVLGTKLKTSGSMGVPKVVCHSFEQHLLAAQAVIQNTGLTATSRSLVSLPVHHVSGLAIVVRAWASGGEWVLPPKDWTPSWAFDAGITHLSLVSTQLIRWIKEPVFISALRQMKAITLGGSAIPRSLIEQAYREGLPLITTYGSTETASQVTATALGDSLDRLLTSGRCLPDREIQSAADGEILVRGDMVHQKGWYATGDLGQINNHGYLEVFGRKDNRMISGGENIYPEEIERALLEHPNIEAVIVVPKQDIEYGQRPAAFVKMRSNLEIQPDDLIAFCKERLLGYKVPRFWYAWPEGLAEHQKPSRYAFAKLLN from the coding sequence GTGAACGTCAATTTCAAGTGCGTATTGGGTACAAAGCTCAAAACTTCTGGAAGCATGGGTGTCCCTAAAGTGGTTTGCCATAGTTTTGAGCAGCACTTATTGGCTGCGCAAGCCGTGATTCAAAATACAGGATTAACGGCCACGAGCCGTTCTTTGGTCTCCTTGCCCGTGCATCATGTCAGTGGCCTGGCAATCGTCGTGCGCGCTTGGGCATCAGGAGGGGAATGGGTTCTTCCGCCCAAAGATTGGACGCCGAGTTGGGCTTTTGATGCCGGCATCACCCACTTATCGTTAGTCTCAACTCAGTTGATTCGCTGGATAAAGGAGCCTGTTTTCATATCTGCGCTCAGGCAGATGAAAGCGATTACGCTCGGTGGTAGCGCCATCCCTAGGAGTCTTATCGAACAAGCCTATCGTGAAGGACTTCCCCTCATTACGACATATGGGAGCACAGAGACTGCCTCTCAGGTAACGGCCACAGCCCTCGGTGATTCGTTGGACAGGCTTCTCACTTCTGGAAGATGTTTGCCCGATAGGGAGATTCAAAGCGCTGCCGACGGCGAAATCTTGGTACGCGGTGACATGGTGCACCAGAAAGGCTGGTACGCTACAGGCGATCTAGGTCAGATAAATAACCACGGTTATTTGGAAGTTTTCGGCCGCAAAGATAATAGGATGATCTCGGGCGGCGAAAACATCTACCCAGAAGAAATTGAGCGCGCTCTTTTGGAACATCCGAATATAGAAGCGGTCATCGTTGTGCCTAAGCAGGATATTGAATATGGCCAAAGACCAGCAGCATTCGTTAAGATGCGTTCCAATCTCGAAATCCAGCCAGACGACTTAATAGCCTTTTGCAAAGAGAGATTGCTTGGATATAAAGTTCCACGCTTTTGGTACGCTTGGCCTGAGGGCTTAGCGGAGCATCAAAAGCCGAGTCGATATGCCTTCGCCAAATTACTAAACTAA
- a CDS encoding peroxiredoxin: MSLKEGMKAPAFKELEKHSGQWVVLYFYPKDDTPGCTREACSFRDLSKDFHKHNAVIYGVSRDDHDSHEAFKSKYELPFPLLSDPDLKLHRAYGAYGEKTSYGKTSMGVIRSTVLIDPKGHIAKIWPNVKVDGHVEKVLAAIDGDK; encoded by the coding sequence ATGAGTTTGAAAGAAGGGATGAAAGCGCCGGCGTTTAAAGAACTGGAAAAACATTCAGGCCAATGGGTCGTTTTGTATTTCTATCCGAAAGATGACACACCAGGATGCACCCGTGAGGCATGCAGTTTTAGAGATTTGTCTAAAGATTTTCACAAACACAACGCTGTGATTTATGGCGTGTCCAGAGACGACCACGACAGCCACGAAGCTTTCAAAAGCAAGTACGAGCTACCATTTCCACTGCTGAGCGATCCAGATCTAAAACTGCATCGGGCGTATGGCGCATACGGTGAAAAGACCAGTTATGGCAAAACGTCGATGGGCGTCATTCGAAGTACCGTGCTGATTGATCCCAAAGGCCACATAGCGAAAATTTGGCCCAATGTGAAAGTGGACGGCCACGTCGAAAAGGTACTGGCTGCAATTGATGGTGATAAATAA